The following are encoded together in the Salvia hispanica cultivar TCC Black 2014 chromosome 6, UniMelb_Shisp_WGS_1.0, whole genome shotgun sequence genome:
- the LOC125196017 gene encoding protein IRX15-LIKE-like gives MKAGAKFIVLHHKPAGGAPPPSPSLRAWLLIFVLFFVFTFAFTLFTARDAARPPAVANSNSQLPKPVFDALVHYAALNASSASRMTAEELSAVAAVLRRCAPPCNLLVFGITHETLLWSSLNRNGRTVFVGDSAYMISKLEERHPSIEAYDVQFTTKLSELYDLMEYCKGEIRGECRPVQNLLFSDCKLAVNDMPNDLYDVAWDVIVVDGPRGCFGAAPGRMSVIFTAGVLARSKRGGAAETHVFVHEFDGEAERVCSEEFLCVENLVETKGILGHFVIGKMDDNSNGFGFCSVSASSTFPRNSI, from the coding sequence ATGAAGGCGGGCGCCAAGTTCATCGTTCTCCACCACAAGCCCGCCGGTGGAGCGCCGCCGCCTAGCCCTTCCCTCCGCGCGTGGCTATTGATCTTCGTCCTCTTCTTCGTCTTCACTTTCGCCTTCACCCTCTTCACCGCCAGGGACGCCGCCAGGCCACCCGCCGTCGCGAATTCCAATTCCCAGCTCCCGAAGCCCGTCTTCGACGCCCTCGTCCACTACGCCGCCCTGAACGCCTCATCCGCCTCCCGCATGACCGCCGAGGAACTGAgcgccgtcgccgccgtccTCCGCCGCTGCGCCCCCCCGTGCAACCTCCTCGTCTTCGGGATCACACACGAAACCCTACTGTGGAGCTCTCTCAACCGCAACGGGCGCACCGTCTTCGTAGGCGACAGCGCTTACATGATCTCGAAATTGGAGGAGAGGCATCCGTCGATCGAGGCGTACGACGTCCAATTCACGACGAAATTGAGCGAATTGTACGATCTGATGGAGTACTGCAAAGGGGAAATTAGGGGGGAGTGCAGGCCGGTGCAGAATCTGCTATTCTCGGACTGCAAATTGGCGGTGAACGACATGCCTAACGACCTATACGACGTCGCTTGGGACGTGATAGTGGTGGACGGGCCGAGGGGGTGCTTCGGGGCGGCGCCGGGGAGGATGTCGGTGATTTTCACGGCGGGGGTGCTGGCGCGGAGCAAGAGGGGCGGGGCGGCGGAGACGCACGTGTTCGTCCACGAATTTGATGGGGAAGCAGAGAGGGTTTGCAGCGAGGAATTCCTGTGTGTGGAGAATTTGGTGGAAACCAAAGGTATTTTGGGGCATTTCGTCATCGGAAAAATGGATGATAATAGTAATGGCTTTGGATTTTGCTCCGTTTCTGCTTCTTCCACTTTTCCTCGCAATTCgatttga